One genomic segment of Lebetimonas natsushimae includes these proteins:
- the rplA gene encoding 50S ribosomal protein L1, with translation MAKKHGKRYLELLKKIDKDVYSLKEAAEKVKDLKSAKFDETVELALKLGVDPRHADQMIRGSVVLPHGTGKNVKVAVVANPAKIDEAKEAGADYVGDEVLEMIENGNLDFDILIATPDMMGKLGKFGRILGPKGLMPNPKTGTVTMDIAQAVKNAKAGQVNFRVDKKGNMHVGIGKSSFSPEAIYENAKAFVEKINKMKPASAKGRYIQNAALSLTMSPSLKLDVNELAEYK, from the coding sequence ATGGCAAAAAAACATGGTAAAAGATATTTAGAGCTTCTGAAAAAAATAGATAAAGATGTATATTCATTAAAAGAAGCTGCTGAGAAAGTAAAAGATTTAAAATCTGCTAAATTTGACGAAACAGTTGAATTGGCACTAAAACTTGGTGTTGACCCAAGACATGCAGATCAAATGATCAGAGGAAGTGTTGTATTACCTCATGGAACAGGTAAAAACGTCAAAGTTGCAGTGGTTGCAAATCCAGCAAAAATTGATGAAGCAAAAGAAGCTGGTGCTGATTATGTTGGTGATGAAGTATTAGAAATGATTGAAAATGGAAATTTAGATTTTGATATTTTAATTGCTACACCTGATATGATGGGAAAACTTGGTAAATTCGGAAGAATCTTAGGACCAAAAGGTCTTATGCCAAACCCTAAAACAGGGACAGTTACAATGGATATAGCCCAGGCTGTAAAAAATGCTAAAGCGGGGCAAGTAAACTTTAGGGTTGATAAAAAAGGTAATATGCACGTTGGTATCGGAAAATCTAGCTTTTCACCTGAAGCTATATATGAGAATGCAAAAGCTTTTGTTGAAAAAATTAATAAAATGAAACCGGCAAGTGCAAAAGGTAGATATATTCAAAATGCTGCACTAAGCCTTACAATGAGTCCAAGTTTAAAACTAGATGTAAACGAATTAGCAGAATATAAATAG
- the rplK gene encoding 50S ribosomal protein L11, whose amino-acid sequence MAKKVVDVLKLQIPAGKANPSPPVGPALGQRGVNIMEFCKAFNEKTKDMMGYNIPVVITVYADRSFTFITKQPPVTDFLKKAAGIQKGSSNPLKDKVGKITKAQLREIAEKKMPDLNTDDIEAAMKTIAGSAKSMGIEIVD is encoded by the coding sequence ATGGCTAAAAAAGTAGTTGATGTATTGAAACTTCAAATTCCAGCAGGAAAAGCAAATCCATCACCTCCAGTAGGACCGGCACTTGGTCAAAGAGGTGTAAATATTATGGAATTTTGTAAAGCTTTTAATGAAAAAACAAAAGATATGATGGGATACAATATTCCAGTTGTAATTACAGTTTATGCAGATAGAAGCTTTACATTTATTACAAAACAACCGCCTGTTACAGACTTTTTGAAAAAAGCGGCAGGAATTCAAAAGGGTAGTTCTAACCCATTGAAAGATAAAGTTGGAAAAATAACAAAAGCTCAGCTTAGAGAAATTGCTGAGAAAAAAATGCCGGATTTAAATACCGACGATATTGAAGCGGCTATGAAAACAATTGCGGGAAGTGCAAAATCTATGGGAATAGAAATAGTTGATTAA